A DNA window from Caulobacter mirabilis contains the following coding sequences:
- a CDS encoding FliM/FliN family flagellar motor switch protein, producing the protein MAPPMWPLELDYARGRGASVSQVKAVNVEISVVLGRSTLPMQQLLRMGRGAVIPLDAKASDEVWILANNHPVARGEIQINDDKISIAVTRAADVYDFMAGGTS; encoded by the coding sequence ATGGCGCCCCCAATGTGGCCCCTGGAGTTGGATTATGCGAGGGGCCGGGGCGCTTCCGTGAGTCAGGTCAAGGCCGTCAACGTCGAGATTTCCGTTGTCCTCGGGCGCTCGACGCTTCCGATGCAACAGCTGCTGCGCATGGGCCGGGGGGCGGTGATCCCGCTCGACGCCAAGGCCAGCGACGAGGTGTGGATCCTCGCCAACAACCATCCCGTCGCCCGCGGCGAGATCCAGATCAACGACGACAAGATCAGCATCGCCGTGACCCGGGCGGCCGACGTCTACGACTTCATGGCCGGCGGAACCAGCTAG
- the lipB gene encoding lipoyl(octanoyl) transferase LipB has protein sequence MLAQPLSSDSAHANGPIFGRADAVPAGWAVSTAPVPYPEAVAAMEARAAAIAEGRAGELVWLLEHPPLYTAGVSAKPADLVDPDRFPVFESGRGGQFTYHGPGQRVAYVMLDLTRRARDVRAFVAALEGWVIEALATFNVVGELRDGRVGVWVERKGPGWSREDKIAAVGVKLRRWVSFHGISFNVEPDLDHFGGIVPCGVTEHGVTSLVDLGLPVTMDEADAALKASFRRVFGEVAETAPPI, from the coding sequence ATGCTTGCTCAGCCGTTAAGTTCCGATTCAGCACACGCCAACGGGCCGATTTTCGGCCGCGCCGACGCCGTCCCGGCCGGCTGGGCGGTGTCGACCGCGCCCGTGCCCTATCCCGAGGCCGTCGCCGCCATGGAGGCGCGCGCCGCCGCCATCGCCGAGGGGCGGGCGGGGGAGCTGGTCTGGCTGCTGGAGCATCCGCCGCTCTACACGGCCGGGGTCTCGGCCAAACCGGCGGACCTGGTCGATCCGGACCGGTTCCCGGTGTTCGAGAGCGGCCGCGGGGGCCAGTTCACCTATCACGGCCCCGGCCAGCGGGTGGCCTATGTCATGCTGGACCTGACCCGGCGGGCCCGGGACGTCCGCGCCTTCGTCGCGGCGCTGGAGGGGTGGGTGATCGAGGCCCTGGCGACCTTCAACGTCGTCGGCGAGCTGCGCGACGGCCGCGTGGGCGTCTGGGTCGAGCGCAAGGGCCCCGGCTGGTCGCGCGAGGACAAGATCGCCGCCGTGGGCGTAAAGCTGCGCCGCTGGGTCAGCTTCCACGGAATCAGCTTCAACGTGGAGCCGGACCTCGACCACTTCGGCGGCATCGTGCCCTGCGGCGTGACCGAGCATGGGGTGACCAGCCTGGTCGACCTGGGCCTGCCGGTGACCATGGACGAGGCCGATGCGGCGCTGAAGGCCAGCTTCCGCCGGGTGTTCGGCGAGGTCGCCGAGACCGCGCCGCCGATCTGA
- a CDS encoding DUF805 domain-containing protein, with the protein MNGQIDWAELFFSSTGRTARGPFLLATAVLIAIAVLYEAATGPTLRWFTGWIVYPGLLFSGCCVLSKRLHDRGRSGWLAAIIVLALIVAWPAPSGFVDFAFSLVILWAAVELGAIAGEQGANRFGPPPGRAVQA; encoded by the coding sequence ATGAACGGCCAGATCGACTGGGCGGAACTGTTCTTCTCGTCCACCGGCCGAACGGCCCGCGGACCCTTTCTGCTGGCGACGGCCGTGCTGATCGCCATCGCCGTGCTGTACGAGGCCGCGACCGGCCCGACGCTGCGCTGGTTCACCGGCTGGATCGTCTATCCCGGCCTGCTGTTCTCGGGTTGCTGCGTGCTCAGCAAGCGGCTGCACGACCGCGGCCGGTCGGGCTGGCTGGCGGCGATCATCGTCCTGGCCCTGATCGTCGCCTGGCCGGCGCCGAGCGGCTTCGTCGACTTCGCCTTCAGCCTGGTGATCCTGTGGGCCGCCGTCGAGCTGGGCGCCATCGCCGGCGAACAGGGCGCCAACCGCTTCGGCCCGCCGCCGGGCCGCGCCGTCCAGGCATAG
- a CDS encoding acetyl-CoA carboxylase biotin carboxylase subunit, with the protein MFSKILIANRGEIAVRVIKTCRRLGIKTVVVYSEADADSLAVEMADESVFIGPAPAAQSYLVADKIIEACKQTGAQAVHPGFGFLSENAGFAQRCADEGVVFIGPNPGAIQAMGDKIESKKFAEKAGVSCVPGHIGEIDDTAHAVRISEEIGYPVMIKASAGGGGKGIRVAHNRQDVEEGFPAVRAEAKASFGDDRIFIEKFITSPRHIEIQVLGDKHGHVVHLFERECSIQRRNQKVIEEAPSPLLDEKTRAEMGAQAVALAQAVGYDSAGTVEFVAGQDKSFYFLEMNTRLQVEHPVTELITGLDLVEQMIRSAYGEPLAFKQDDLKINGWAIESRIYAEDPYRKFLPSIGRLVRYDPPAEGERETYRVRNDAGVREGDEISMYYDPMISKLCTWAPTRIEAIDGMARALEDFYIEGLGQNVPFLAAVMDQERFRSGALATSYIADEFPEGFAGTAPTALQTDIMTAAGVAMHRLLAARAGGAPRREWTVLVGHDSRVVAVDETDGVLSLYLAGEDRTLTLDDVVWLPGRPQFKGALNGVPFTVDVAPAAEGFVIRHRAAKRKVLVLTARSAELHGKLPEKAAADTSKMIISPMPGLIVSMDVEVGQTVREGEIVCVIEAMKMQNIIRAEKEAVVKTVSAKAGDSVAADEVLVEFA; encoded by the coding sequence ATGTTCTCGAAAATTCTGATCGCCAACCGGGGTGAAATCGCGGTGCGGGTCATCAAGACCTGCCGCCGGCTGGGGATCAAGACGGTGGTGGTCTACTCCGAGGCCGACGCCGACAGTCTGGCCGTCGAGATGGCCGACGAGTCGGTGTTCATCGGCCCCGCCCCCGCGGCCCAGTCCTACCTGGTCGCCGACAAGATCATCGAGGCCTGCAAACAGACCGGCGCCCAGGCGGTGCACCCGGGTTTCGGCTTCCTGTCCGAGAACGCCGGCTTCGCCCAGCGCTGCGCCGACGAGGGCGTCGTCTTCATCGGGCCGAACCCGGGCGCCATCCAGGCCATGGGCGACAAGATCGAGTCCAAGAAGTTCGCCGAGAAGGCCGGCGTGAGCTGCGTCCCCGGTCATATCGGCGAGATCGACGACACCGCCCACGCCGTCCGCATCTCCGAGGAGATCGGCTATCCGGTGATGATCAAGGCGTCGGCCGGCGGCGGCGGCAAGGGCATCCGCGTCGCCCACAATCGTCAGGACGTCGAGGAAGGCTTCCCGGCCGTCCGCGCCGAGGCCAAGGCCAGCTTCGGCGACGATCGGATCTTCATCGAGAAGTTCATCACCAGCCCGCGCCACATCGAGATCCAGGTGCTGGGCGACAAGCACGGCCACGTCGTGCACCTGTTCGAGCGCGAATGCTCGATCCAGCGCCGGAACCAGAAGGTCATCGAGGAAGCGCCGTCCCCGCTGCTCGACGAGAAGACCCGCGCCGAGATGGGCGCCCAGGCCGTCGCCCTGGCCCAGGCCGTCGGCTACGACAGCGCCGGCACCGTCGAGTTCGTCGCCGGCCAGGACAAGAGCTTCTACTTCCTGGAGATGAACACCCGCCTGCAGGTCGAGCATCCGGTCACCGAGCTGATCACCGGTCTGGACCTGGTCGAGCAGATGATCCGTTCGGCCTACGGCGAGCCGCTCGCGTTCAAGCAGGACGACCTGAAGATCAACGGCTGGGCCATCGAGAGCCGGATCTACGCCGAGGATCCCTACCGCAAGTTCCTGCCGTCGATCGGCCGCCTGGTCAGGTACGACCCGCCCGCCGAAGGCGAGCGGGAGACCTACAGGGTCCGCAACGACGCCGGCGTCCGCGAGGGCGACGAGATCTCGATGTACTACGACCCGATGATCTCCAAGCTCTGCACCTGGGCGCCGACCCGGATCGAGGCGATCGACGGCATGGCCCGCGCGCTGGAGGACTTCTACATCGAGGGCCTGGGCCAGAACGTGCCATTCCTGGCCGCGGTCATGGACCAGGAGCGCTTCCGCTCCGGCGCGCTGGCCACCAGCTACATCGCCGACGAGTTCCCCGAGGGCTTCGCCGGGACGGCGCCGACCGCCCTGCAGACCGACATCATGACCGCCGCGGGCGTGGCCATGCACCGCCTGCTCGCCGCCCGCGCCGGCGGCGCCCCGCGCCGCGAATGGACGGTGCTGGTGGGCCATGACAGCCGCGTGGTCGCGGTCGACGAGACCGACGGCGTGCTGAGCCTCTACCTCGCGGGCGAAGACCGCACCCTGACGCTGGACGACGTGGTCTGGCTGCCGGGCCGGCCGCAGTTCAAGGGCGCGCTGAACGGCGTTCCCTTCACCGTCGACGTGGCCCCGGCCGCCGAGGGCTTCGTGATCCGCCACCGCGCCGCCAAGCGCAAGGTGCTGGTCCTGACCGCCCGCTCGGCCGAGCTGCACGGCAAGCTGCCCGAGAAGGCGGCGGCCGACACCTCGAAGATGATCATCTCGCCGATGCCGGGCCTGATCGTCTCGATGGACGTCGAAGTCGGCCAGACGGTGCGCGAGGGCGAGATCGTCTGCGTCATCGAGGCGATGAAGATGCAGAACATCATCCGCGCCGAGAAGGAGGCCGTCGTGAAGACCGTCTCGGCCAAGGCCGGCGACAGCGTCGCCGCCGACGAGGTGCTGGTCGAGTTCGCCTAG
- a CDS encoding heavy metal-binding domain-containing protein: protein MIITTTPTVAERPTVQTLGVVAGEAIIGAHIFKDLFAGIRDIVGGRAGSYENTLREARDTAQREMIEAAQALGADAVVGVDFDYETLGADNGMLMVAATGTAVKLG, encoded by the coding sequence ATGATCATCACCACGACCCCGACCGTCGCCGAGCGCCCGACCGTCCAGACCCTGGGCGTCGTCGCCGGCGAGGCGATCATCGGCGCGCACATCTTCAAGGATCTGTTCGCCGGCATCCGCGACATCGTCGGCGGCCGGGCCGGCAGCTATGAGAACACCCTGCGCGAGGCGCGCGACACGGCCCAGCGCGAGATGATCGAAGCCGCCCAGGCCCTGGGCGCCGACGCGGTGGTCGGCGTCGACTTCGACTACGAGACCCTGGGCGCCGACAACGGCATGCTGATGGTCGCCGCCACCGGCACGGCGGTGAAACTGGGCTGA
- a CDS encoding retroviral-like aspartic protease family protein, whose translation MNRTLHPLIAAAALLIAVQAQAACLPIERGDGDTPIVLAKVDGQGPFAFVLDTAASGSTVDPALAEQLKAPRDAATETAEGLGGPMDVRLHRIASFQAGPAAIRDFTAPAIPAPAFESHPVRGLAGIDLFGQSLAVWTPNAACVDLRAAGAAPGDGWRRVEANWIRPWKVMLPIRVGEVEGWGLLDTGAQWTVLNPAFAARLGLQAGSPRLRPAGEISGVDGRPMPLSAAEVSAVSVGAWRWDARTLRTGDLPVFARLGDPTQPLAVIGIDWLKDASFAVDYRDAVVWQR comes from the coding sequence TTGAACCGTACGCTCCACCCCCTGATCGCCGCCGCCGCGCTGCTGATCGCCGTCCAGGCCCAGGCGGCCTGCCTGCCCATCGAACGCGGCGACGGCGACACGCCGATCGTCCTGGCCAAGGTCGACGGCCAGGGCCCGTTCGCCTTCGTCCTCGACACCGCCGCCAGCGGCAGCACGGTCGACCCGGCCCTGGCCGAACAGCTGAAGGCGCCGCGCGACGCGGCGACCGAGACGGCCGAAGGCCTGGGCGGCCCGATGGACGTGCGCCTGCACCGCATCGCCAGTTTCCAGGCCGGGCCGGCCGCGATCCGCGATTTCACCGCCCCGGCGATTCCCGCCCCCGCCTTCGAGAGCCACCCGGTTCGCGGGCTGGCCGGAATCGACCTGTTCGGACAGTCGCTGGCGGTCTGGACCCCAAACGCGGCCTGCGTCGACCTGCGCGCCGCGGGCGCCGCGCCCGGCGACGGCTGGCGCCGGGTCGAGGCCAACTGGATCCGGCCCTGGAAGGTCATGCTGCCCATCCGTGTCGGCGAGGTCGAGGGCTGGGGCCTGCTCGACACCGGCGCGCAATGGACCGTGCTCAACCCGGCCTTCGCCGCCCGGCTGGGCCTGCAGGCCGGTTCGCCGCGCCTGAGGCCGGCCGGCGAGATCAGCGGCGTCGACGGCCGCCCCATGCCGCTGTCCGCGGCCGAGGTGTCCGCCGTATCCGTCGGCGCCTGGCGTTGGGACGCCAGGACGCTGCGGACCGGCGACCTGCCGGTGTTCGCCCGGCTGGGCGACCCGACCCAGCCCCTCGCGGTCATCGGCATCGACTGGCTGAAGGATGCGAGCTTCGCCGTCGACTATCGCGACGCTGTCGTCTGGCAGCGCTAG
- the msrB gene encoding peptide-methionine (R)-S-oxide reductase MsrB: MTRSPSGFDLTPPTEPERQRLEADLTPEEADVLLHHGTEAPFCGGLLGEKRPGAYCCRLCGLPLFRFETKFESGTGWPSFYAPFDETHVGAIRDTSYGMVRIETVCARCGSHQGHVFPDGPPPTGLRYCINSVSLRFVGADEPLPDPLGRGDRL; the protein is encoded by the coding sequence ATGACCCGATCGCCCTCCGGTTTCGACCTCACCCCGCCCACCGAACCCGAGCGCCAGCGGCTGGAGGCCGACCTGACGCCGGAAGAGGCGGACGTCCTGCTGCACCATGGCACCGAGGCCCCGTTCTGCGGCGGCCTGCTCGGCGAGAAACGGCCGGGCGCCTACTGCTGCCGGCTGTGCGGCCTGCCGCTGTTCCGCTTCGAGACCAAGTTCGAGAGCGGCACCGGCTGGCCCAGCTTCTACGCCCCCTTCGACGAAACCCATGTCGGGGCGATCCGCGACACCAGCTACGGCATGGTCCGCATCGAGACGGTCTGCGCGCGCTGCGGCAGTCACCAGGGCCACGTCTTCCCCGACGGCCCGCCGCCGACGGGGCTGCGCTACTGCATCAACTCGGTGAGCCTGCGGTTCGTCGGCGCCGACGAGCCGCTGCCGGACCCGCTGGGACGAGGGGACCGGCTGTAG
- a CDS encoding nuclear transport factor 2 family protein has protein sequence MFSVALSSLFLLAAAPAEAVKIPEGAVLEKVIAERDAALFGTMFDRCEPQTLADLVTPDMEFYHDKGGRMASRAVFVEDYRRSCQAKLAPDAWRSRRELVPGSMKVYPIPGFGAVEEGTHLFYERKGAGAESLVGRARFSLLWKLDPDGQWRMSRAFSIDHAAVSKGGAGR, from the coding sequence ATGTTCTCCGTCGCCCTGTCGTCCTTGTTCCTGCTCGCCGCGGCTCCGGCCGAGGCCGTGAAGATCCCGGAAGGGGCGGTGCTCGAGAAGGTCATCGCCGAGCGGGATGCGGCCCTGTTCGGGACGATGTTCGACCGCTGCGAGCCCCAGACCCTGGCGGACCTCGTCACGCCGGACATGGAATTTTACCATGACAAGGGCGGCCGGATGGCCTCGCGGGCGGTCTTCGTCGAGGACTACCGCCGCAGCTGCCAGGCCAAGCTCGCCCCGGACGCCTGGCGCTCGCGGCGCGAACTGGTTCCCGGGTCGATGAAGGTCTACCCGATCCCCGGCTTCGGGGCGGTGGAGGAGGGGACGCACCTCTTCTACGAACGCAAGGGCGCCGGCGCCGAGTCGCTGGTCGGCCGCGCCCGATTCTCGCTGCTCTGGAAGCTCGACCCCGACGGCCAGTGGCGGATGTCGCGGGCCTTCAGCATCGACCATGCGGCGGTGTCCAAGGGCGGCGCGGGGCGTTGA
- the mgtE gene encoding magnesium transporter, protein MTREHADLNEEPSRASKHFVDHDETPEDLEDLALGDDYALNPEYVRKVIDAADRGDAERLRELVGALRSEDVADLMGFLTADYREEVVPCLDSETLAEVISELDDNLREEVLETVHPTALAKALEELDSDDAADVVDDLEGEKRAQVLAAMDADDRAAVEASLSYEDETAGRLMQREVLAAPQFWTVGQTIDHVRNAGDDLPELFFDVYIVDPAYRPIGAAPVSTLLRAKRETSLAEIMEPVTEITVDMDQEEVGYTFNKYHLISAPVVDAGGRLVGQITVDDIVGVIQEEGEEDILALAGVSDAGRDAGVWDVARSRLPWLVVNTLTAATAASVIGAFQEEIAQLVTLAILMPVVASLGGNAGTQTLAVAVRALASRELNAANAVRIVLREMAVGLVNGGVLAVIMGVATFAVFQDWKLCLTIGLALIINLFVAALAGILVPLTLDKLDRDPAVSSSVFVTFTTDFMGFLSFLGLAGVLLL, encoded by the coding sequence ATGACCCGGGAACACGCCGACCTGAACGAGGAGCCTTCCCGCGCTTCCAAGCATTTCGTGGACCACGACGAGACCCCCGAGGATCTCGAGGATCTCGCGCTTGGCGACGACTACGCCCTGAACCCCGAATATGTGCGCAAGGTGATCGACGCGGCCGATCGCGGCGACGCCGAACGGCTGCGCGAGCTGGTCGGGGCGCTGCGATCGGAAGACGTCGCCGACCTGATGGGCTTCCTCACGGCGGACTACCGCGAAGAAGTCGTGCCCTGCCTGGATTCGGAGACCCTGGCCGAGGTCATCTCGGAACTGGACGACAACCTCCGCGAGGAGGTGCTGGAGACCGTCCATCCGACCGCTCTGGCCAAGGCCCTGGAAGAGCTCGATTCGGACGACGCCGCCGACGTCGTCGACGACCTGGAGGGCGAGAAGCGGGCCCAGGTGCTGGCGGCCATGGACGCCGACGACCGCGCCGCCGTCGAAGCCTCGCTGTCCTATGAAGACGAGACCGCCGGCCGCCTGATGCAGCGCGAGGTGCTGGCCGCGCCGCAGTTCTGGACCGTCGGCCAGACCATCGACCATGTCCGCAACGCCGGCGACGACCTGCCGGAGCTGTTCTTCGACGTCTATATCGTCGACCCCGCCTATCGCCCGATCGGCGCGGCGCCGGTCAGCACCCTGCTGCGGGCCAAGCGCGAGACCAGCCTGGCCGAGATCATGGAGCCGGTGACCGAGATCACCGTCGACATGGACCAGGAAGAGGTCGGCTACACCTTCAACAAGTACCACCTGATCAGCGCGCCCGTGGTCGACGCCGGCGGCCGGCTGGTCGGCCAGATCACCGTCGACGACATCGTCGGGGTCATCCAGGAGGAGGGCGAGGAGGACATCCTGGCCCTGGCCGGCGTGAGCGACGCGGGCCGCGACGCCGGCGTCTGGGACGTGGCCAGGTCGCGCTTGCCGTGGCTGGTGGTCAACACCTTGACCGCGGCGACCGCCGCCAGCGTCATCGGCGCCTTCCAGGAGGAGATCGCCCAGCTGGTCACCCTGGCCATCCTGATGCCGGTGGTCGCCTCGCTGGGCGGCAACGCCGGCACCCAGACCCTGGCCGTGGCGGTCCGCGCCTTGGCCAGCCGCGAGCTGAACGCCGCCAACGCCGTCCGTATCGTGCTGCGCGAGATGGCCGTGGGCCTGGTCAACGGCGGCGTGCTGGCCGTGATCATGGGCGTGGCGACCTTCGCGGTGTTCCAGGACTGGAAGCTGTGCCTGACCATCGGCCTGGCCCTGATCATCAACCTGTTCGTCGCCGCCCTGGCCGGCATCCTGGTGCCCCTGACCCTGGACAAGCTGGATCGCGATCCGGCGGTGTCCTCGTCGGTGTTCGTGACCTTCACCACCGACTTCATGGGCTTCCTGTCATTCCTCGGTCTCGCCGGGGTGCTTCTGCTCTGA
- a CDS encoding glycoside hydrolase family protein: MKPRQQVSRAAIELIKTFEGYRRKAAQLPDGRWTIGYGHTLTAREGAEVSEPDAEALLMYDLINVAHAVNEQVFTPLTQNQFDALCAFTFNVGVENFRRSSVLRRVNEGQLLQAACAMEMWRKADFEGERIVIDALVRRRSAEKTLFLTPANGWVPAPSPILRPKVDYDAVNAVPRETPTPVVTTTVGNKVVAERDAAVQPRPIAPPVPVPGPLATETAAANLNLQLAQIFPDEPQEVSAPAPAAEPEHPPITVPDGPAFAAAPPPPPPAFVVHEGGAQDFVLTPAPEASIETAPRDAFRIDAPEPIADDTPGLFDVAVGDVAAGGPTQALVSEDYVRRLVREDEYASLARDLDPALAVTPTEPARIRGLPLFALAAAGLGLFAGGVYWTIGARAGDGLSGPPVIGMAISLIGMALVGLTIYFFLKTLADAPIEDDEEHQDEREPRA, translated from the coding sequence ATGAAACCCCGCCAACAGGTCTCCCGCGCCGCCATCGAACTGATCAAGACGTTCGAGGGGTATCGTCGCAAGGCCGCCCAGCTTCCCGATGGACGCTGGACGATCGGCTACGGCCATACCCTGACCGCGCGCGAGGGCGCCGAGGTGTCGGAGCCCGACGCCGAGGCCCTGCTGATGTACGACCTGATCAACGTCGCCCATGCGGTGAACGAGCAGGTCTTCACCCCGCTGACCCAGAATCAGTTCGACGCCCTCTGCGCCTTCACCTTCAACGTCGGGGTGGAGAATTTCCGTCGTTCCTCCGTGCTGCGCCGGGTCAACGAAGGACAGCTGCTGCAGGCCGCCTGCGCCATGGAGATGTGGCGCAAGGCCGACTTCGAGGGCGAGCGGATCGTCATCGACGCCCTGGTCCGCCGCCGATCGGCGGAGAAGACCCTGTTCCTGACCCCGGCCAACGGCTGGGTGCCGGCGCCGTCGCCGATCCTGCGGCCCAAGGTCGACTACGACGCGGTCAACGCCGTGCCGCGCGAAACCCCGACGCCGGTGGTGACCACGACCGTGGGAAACAAGGTCGTCGCCGAGCGCGACGCCGCCGTCCAGCCGCGGCCGATCGCGCCGCCCGTTCCGGTTCCCGGTCCGCTGGCCACCGAGACGGCGGCGGCCAATCTGAACCTGCAGCTGGCGCAGATCTTCCCGGACGAGCCGCAGGAGGTCTCCGCTCCGGCGCCGGCCGCGGAGCCGGAGCATCCGCCGATCACCGTCCCCGACGGCCCGGCCTTCGCCGCCGCGCCGCCGCCGCCGCCGCCGGCCTTCGTGGTCCATGAGGGCGGGGCGCAGGACTTCGTCCTGACCCCGGCGCCGGAGGCGAGCATCGAGACCGCGCCGCGCGACGCGTTCCGGATCGACGCGCCCGAGCCGATCGCCGACGACACGCCCGGCCTGTTCGACGTCGCCGTCGGGGACGTCGCCGCCGGCGGCCCGACCCAGGCCCTGGTCAGCGAGGATTATGTCCGCCGCCTGGTGCGCGAGGACGAGTACGCCAGCCTGGCCCGCGACCTCGACCCGGCTCTGGCGGTCACGCCGACCGAGCCGGCGCGCATCCGCGGCCTGCCGCTGTTCGCCCTGGCGGCGGCGGGCCTCGGCCTGTTCGCCGGCGGCGTCTACTGGACGATCGGCGCGCGGGCGGGCGACGGCCTGTCCGGACCGCCCGTTATTGGCATGGCGATATCGCTGATCGGTATGGCGCTGGTCGGACTTACGATTTACTTTTTCCTTAAGACCCTTGCCGACGCCCCCATAGAAGACGACGAAGAGCATCAGGACGAGAGAGAACCGCGGGCCTGA
- a CDS encoding isovaleryl-CoA dehydrogenase produces the protein MTGPAMEFGLGETADAIRETTARFAADRIAPMAAQIDRDNHFPRELWPEMGDLGLHGITVEEEFGGLGLGYLEHVVAMEEVSRASASIGLSYGAHSNLCINQIRRWASPEQKQRYLPKLISGEHVGSLAMSEAGSGSDVVSMKLRADKRGDVYVLNGTKFWITNAPHADTLVVYAKTCPDEGSRGITAFLIEKGMKGFSVSKKLDKMGMRGSDTAELVFEDCEVPEENIMGPFNGGVGVLMSGLDYERAVLSAGPLGIMQACLDVVLPYVRDRKQFGKPIGSFQLMQGKVADMYVALNSARAYVYAVAKACDAGLTTRFDAAGAILLASENAMKVAAEAIQALGGAGYTREWPVERYLRDAKLYDIGAGTNEIRRFLIGRELVGG, from the coding sequence ATGACCGGACCTGCCATGGAATTCGGCCTCGGCGAGACCGCCGACGCCATTCGCGAAACCACCGCCCGATTCGCCGCCGACCGCATCGCGCCGATGGCGGCCCAGATCGACCGCGACAACCATTTCCCCCGCGAGCTGTGGCCCGAGATGGGCGACCTCGGCCTGCACGGCATCACCGTCGAGGAAGAGTTCGGCGGCCTGGGCCTGGGCTATCTCGAACACGTCGTGGCCATGGAGGAGGTCAGCCGGGCCTCGGCCTCGATCGGCCTCAGCTACGGCGCCCACTCCAACCTCTGCATCAACCAGATCCGCCGCTGGGCCTCGCCCGAACAGAAGCAGCGCTACCTGCCCAAGCTGATCAGCGGCGAGCATGTCGGCTCGCTGGCGATGAGCGAGGCCGGCTCCGGCTCGGACGTGGTCTCGATGAAGCTGCGCGCCGACAAGCGCGGCGACGTCTACGTCCTGAACGGCACCAAGTTCTGGATCACCAACGCCCCCCACGCCGACACCCTGGTGGTCTACGCCAAGACCTGCCCGGACGAGGGCAGCCGCGGCATCACCGCCTTCCTGATCGAGAAGGGGATGAAGGGCTTCAGCGTCTCCAAGAAGCTCGACAAGATGGGCATGCGCGGCTCGGACACCGCCGAGCTGGTGTTCGAGGACTGCGAGGTCCCCGAAGAGAACATCATGGGGCCGTTCAATGGCGGCGTCGGGGTGCTGATGAGCGGGCTCGACTACGAGCGCGCCGTGCTCTCGGCCGGGCCGCTGGGCATCATGCAGGCCTGCCTGGACGTGGTGTTGCCCTACGTCCGCGACCGCAAGCAGTTCGGCAAGCCGATCGGCTCCTTCCAGCTGATGCAGGGCAAGGTGGCCGACATGTACGTCGCGCTGAACTCGGCCCGGGCCTATGTCTACGCCGTGGCCAAGGCCTGCGACGCCGGCCTGACCACCCGTTTCGACGCCGCCGGCGCCATCCTGCTGGCCAGCGAGAACGCCATGAAGGTCGCCGCGGAGGCCATCCAGGCCCTGGGCGGCGCGGGCTACACCCGCGAATGGCCGGTCGAGCGCTACCTGCGCGACGCCAAGCTCTACGACATCGGCGCCGGCACCAACGAGATCCGCCGCTTCCTGATCGGCCGCGAGCTGGTCGGGGGATAA
- a CDS encoding helix-turn-helix domain-containing protein, giving the protein MNALGKLARDRRGALAEIARRVGASHAQVSRVAQGKSRPSPELARKIEAATGGAVTAAGLLGVDAAASTARPLDDGRWFADVQADNGVQLPVEMLRAFGFEEGDAVVFRHTEDGVVITSQQRALRRVQDQLSKLAPNEEDVVDELIAERRAEAARE; this is encoded by the coding sequence ATGAACGCGCTCGGTAAACTTGCCCGAGACAGGCGCGGCGCGCTGGCGGAGATCGCGCGCCGCGTCGGCGCGTCCCACGCCCAGGTTTCACGCGTCGCGCAGGGAAAGTCGCGTCCTTCGCCGGAGCTGGCCCGAAAGATCGAGGCGGCGACCGGTGGGGCGGTGACCGCGGCAGGCCTGCTGGGCGTCGACGCCGCCGCTTCCACGGCGCGACCCTTGGACGATGGCCGCTGGTTCGCCGACGTCCAGGCCGACAACGGCGTTCAGCTTCCGGTGGAGATGCTCCGGGCCTTCGGGTTCGAGGAGGGGGACGCGGTGGTCTTCCGACATACCGAGGACGGCGTCGTCATCACGTCGCAGCAGCGGGCCTTGCGCCGCGTGCAGGACCAACTCTCGAAGCTGGCGCCGAACGAGGAAGACGTGGTCGACGAACTGATCGCCGAGCGCCGCGCGGAAGCGGCGCGTGAGTGA
- a CDS encoding type II toxin-antitoxin system VapC family toxin: MSDVLDSSALLAFLFREPGGEAVGPRIAGSHMSAVNAAEVTAKLVQRGYDERDALALWSTLAINVVNYDLDQAQRTGLLHRRTAPAGLSLADRACLVLAEQRGATAVTADRAWTVVDLGIAIEMVR, encoded by the coding sequence GTGAGTGACGTGCTCGATTCCTCGGCGCTGCTGGCGTTTCTGTTCCGCGAACCAGGCGGCGAGGCGGTCGGGCCCCGTATCGCCGGGAGCCATATGTCGGCCGTCAATGCCGCCGAGGTGACGGCCAAGCTCGTGCAGCGGGGTTACGACGAGCGCGACGCGCTCGCGCTGTGGTCGACCCTGGCCATCAATGTGGTGAACTACGATCTCGATCAGGCGCAACGAACGGGCCTGCTCCACAGGCGCACCGCTCCTGCGGGACTGTCTCTGGCGGATCGCGCCTGCCTGGTGCTCGCCGAGCAGCGCGGCGCGACGGCCGTCACCGCTGATCGGGCCTGGACGGTTGTCGATCTCGGCATCGCCATCGAGATGGTGCGCTGA